The following is a genomic window from Pedobacter sp. KBS0701.
ATCATCCGGAAACTTTTCAACGTTTATCGGTTCGGTCCTCCAGTACGTGTTACCGCACCTTCAACCTGTCCATGGGTAGATCACAAGGTTTCGCGTCTACCTCCTCTGACTATACGCCCTATTCAGACTCGCTTTCGCTTCGGATCCGTGCCTGAAGCACTTAACCTTGCCAGAGAAGAGTAACTCGTAGGCTCATTATGCAAAAGGCACGCCGTCACGCCACCTGGACGCTCCGACCGCTTGTAAGTACACGGTTTCAGGTTCTATTTCACTCCCCTGTTCGGGGTTCTTTTCACCTTTCCCTCACGGTACTGGTTCACTATCGGTCTCTCAGGAGTATTTAGCCTTACCGGATGGTGCCGGCAGATTCCCACAAGGCGTCTCCGACCTCGCGGTACTCAGGATACTGCTAGGCTAGCATTCTATACGTGTACCGGGCTATCACCGTGTATCGCTGGGCTTCCCATCCCATTCCACTTCTGTTTGCTAATGCCATGTTGCAGTCCTACAACCCCCACTTTGCCGTAACAAAGTAGGTTTGGGCTCTTTCCCTTTCGCTCGCCACTACTTAGGAAATCATTGTTATTTTCTCTTCCTCTGCTTACTTAGATGTTTCAGTTCGGCAGGTTTGCTCATTATATGTGACATGTCTTCAACATGCCGGGTTGCCCCATTCGGAAATCTTCGGATCAATTCCTATTTGCAAATACCCGAAGCTTATCGCAGCTTATCACGTCCTTCATCGCCTCTGAGAGCCAAGGCATCCCCCGTGTACTCTTTATTACTTTCTTCTACTCTTGCGCCTTTTGCGCCGCAAGGTATGCTTTTTTGCTCTTGTTATGATGTCTCATTCCCAACGTAAAGTCGGGAGAGCACAAACACAACAGTCGCCTATTGTTGTTTGCTCTTCTTTTTTAACTTCTTCCAATATGTCAAAGAACTTTACTGAGGCTGAAGGCCGAAGGTATAAAGGCGGAGGGTTTCATTGTCCCCAACCTAAGCTTCGTTTCAGCTTCGTTAGTAAAAAACTGCGGTCTCGAACCGTTTCATATTTCGATATTATTATATCTATATATGTGCCCCCTGGCGTTTCTTCTTTTCTTAATCTTTATGTCAATGTATATTATCTATCCCGATAATAAGGTATTTATTCTGTTGTGGTCTATGTACCGGCTTAAAGTTTACCTCTTTGCCTTCTACCTTCTGACCCTCAACCTCAATGGTGGAGAATAACGGAGTCGAACCGTTGACCTCCTGCGTGCAAGGCAGGCGCTCTAGCCAGCTGAGCTAATCCCCCAGAGTATCAGTTTTGAGTTTGGAGTCATTAGTCTGGAGTATTCATAACTCCCAGGCTCTTTTCTCTTTACTCCCAACTTCAATGGTAGTCCCGTCCAGATTTGAACTGGAGACCCCTACATTATCAGTGTAGTGCTCTAACCAGGCTGAGCTACGGGACTTCTTGATTTCAGGTAAGCAATAGTTTGCAGTATATAGTATCTTACCGCTACTGCTTCCTTTGGCTTCCCCTTCTTGTCTCCGTTAAGCTTACCTTTATAGTAGCCCACCGTTTTCTTCTGGGTGTTTCTTTTTTCTCTTGTGCTTTTAAAGTATTTAGTATCCAGTATCAAGACCTTAAGCCTTATACCTTATTACCATATACCTTAATTAGAAATATCATGTTGCGTGGCGAGTAGGTGAGTCTACTCCAGAAAGGAGGTATTCCAGCCGCACCTTCCGGTACGGCTACCTTGTTACGACTTAGCCCCAGTTATCGGTTTTACCCTAGGACGCTCCTTACGGTTACATACTTTAGGTACCCCCAACTTCCATGGCTTGACGGGCGGTGTGTACAAGGCCCGGGAACGTATTCACCGCGTCATTGCTGATACGCGATTACTAGCGAATCCAACTTCATGGGGTCGAGTTGCAGACCCCAATCCGAACTGTGAATGGCTTTGTGAGATTCGCATCATATTGCTATGTAGCTGCCCTCTGTACCATCCATTGTAGCACGTGTGTAGCCCCGGACGTAAGGGCCATGATGACTTGACGTCGTCCCCTCCTTCCTCTCTGTTTGCACAGGCAGTCTGTTTAGAGTCCCCACCATTACATGCTGGCAACTAAACATAGGGGTTGCGCTCGTTGCGGGACTTAACCCAACACCTCACGGCACGAGCTGACGACAGCCATGCAGCACCTAGTTTCGTGTCCTTGCGGACTGATCTATCTCTAAATCATTCACTAACTTTCAAGCCCGGGTAAGGTTCCTCGCGTATCATCGAATTAAACCACATGCTCCTCCGCTTGTGCGGGCCCCCGTCAATTCCTTTGAGTTTCACTCTTGCGAGCGTACTCCCCAGGTGGAACACTTAACGCTTTCGCTTAGCCGCTGACTGTGTATCGCCAACAGCGAGTGTTCATCGTTTAGGGCGTGGACTACCAGGGTATCTAATCCTGTTTGATCCCCACGCTTTCGTGCCTCAGCGTCAATAAGACCATAGTAAGCTGCCTTCGCAATCGGTGTTCTGAGACATATCTATGCATTTCACCGCTACTTGTCTCATTCCGCCTACCTCTAGTCCATTCAAGCCCATCAGTATCAAGGGCACTGCGATAGTTGAGCTACCGTCTTTCACCCCTGACTTAACAGGCCGCCTACGCACCCTTTAAACCCAATAAATCCGGATAACGCTTGGATCCTCCGTATTACCGCGGCTGCTGGCACGGAGTTAGCCGATCCTTATTCTTCCGGTACATTCAGCTCTCTACTCGTAAAGAGGTTTATTCCCGGATAAAAGCAGTTTACAACCCATAGGGCAGTCTTCCTGCACGCGGCATGGCTGGTTCAGAGTTGCCTCCATTGACCAATATTCCTTACTGCTGCCTCCCGTAGGAGTCTGGTCCGTGTCTCAGTACCAGTGTGGGGGGTCATCCTCTCAGATCCCCTAGTCATCGTCGCCTTGGTGGGCCGTTACCCCGCCAACTAGCTAATGACACGCATGCCCATCTTTATCCTATAAATATTTGAACATTGGATAATGCTATCCTGTGTTTTTATGCGGTGTTAATCCGGATTTCTCCGGGCTATCCCCCTGATAAAGGTAGGTTGCATACGCGTTACGCACCCGTGCGCCACTTTCTCTTCCAGCAAGCTGGAAAATATCGTTCGACTTGCATGTATTAGGCCTGCCGCTAGCGTTCATCCTGAGCCAGGATCAAACTCTCCATTGTAAAATGTGTTGTAAGATGCTGACCAGTTTTAACTATTGTTAAAAATAGTCTTCTTTTTTTATGTTGTCTGTTAGACAACACCTTTAAAATAAAGCTACGTAATCATGTACTTTGATCGGTACTCCATTACCTCGCTACGCTACATTGACATCTCTTTTAAGAACTTATTGACCTGGTAAACCTCACGGCCGGTCATTTATATATCTTCAAAATTCAGTTCGTTCAAGTCGTGTTCGTCTTAAACGTGTTTCCATTTGTTTCAATCTTTTTTCTATCTTTCCGGCATCCGCCGTTCCGATTTTTTTTACCCTTCCTTTCGGTTGGGAGTGCAAAGGTAAGGAACTTTTTTAAACTTGCAAATAAAATAAATTTTATTTTTTTTTTAAGCCTTCTTCTTTCCTTGTTTGCTTTTCAATATACCAGACTTAACTGGCTTTCCGTTCTTCCGAACCGGGCTGCAAAGGTAACAATCTTTTTCTCTCCCGCAATATTTATTTTAAAATAAATCCTGCTCTCCTCTCTCTCTATAACACCTTTTCAACTAAAACCCTTCCTCCGAAGCGGGATGCAAAAGTAAGAAAAATATTGTTCCTTCCAAAGGGTTTTTGTGGAATAGTGCAGGCTTTGACGTAAGTGAATGGTTTTCAGCAGGAAAAAAATTACTATAGTTAAAACTTTTTGAAGCAAAAGGTGTTTGTTCTCACTTATAAACCTATCAGGTTTTTTGAAATCTGCGATCTGAAGACTTATGAGTTCCTGGCGCACACGCCACCTGGAAACTTTATAAGTACCCTCCTGCCCCCGCCCACCTAAACCCGATTGCAGTGGTAGCTGCAGGCTTCACGCTAGCACTACAAACGGAAAGCGGGAACATGCTGATATAGTAGCACAACAACTGCTTTGCTGAAAAAAATGAGTATACTATATAGTATATAATCGAGCCTTATATATATGTTAAAAATTGTTAACTGTTATATTCTACTGAATTGCTTTGCATAGCTTAGCGGCGAATTGTTTTTATTGATGTTATCGTATTATTAATTATCTTTGCAGAATGTTTAAAGTTAAACACTTAATTATTTTATTATTTATTGCCGCTTTGGGTATTGCGGGTTGTAAAAGTCGTTTCGAGAAATTGAGAGCGAGCAATGACGTTGCAAAAAAATACCAGGAGGCGCTTCGTTTGTATAATAAACGCGATTACAGTAAGGCCTTAGTGCTTTTTGAGGATCTTTCTCAAAAATATCGTGGCCGTGCAGAAGCTGAGGATCTGAACTATTATTATGCTTATACATTATATAGATTAAGTGATTACACCACTGCGAGATACCAGTTTAAAAGTTTTGCGGATACCTACCCAGCAAGCAAGAATGCAGAAGAAGCGAGATACATGGGTGCTTATTGCTATTACTTAGAATCTCCAAGCTTCTCTTTAGATCAGGAAAATACCTATAAAGCTATTGATGCGCTACAATTATTTATCAACTTATACCCTACCAGCGATCGTGCTGCAGCTGCAGGCAAATATATTGCTGTACTAAGGGGCAAGCTGGAGGATAAAGCATTTGAAAATGCTAAAATGTATTTAACTACAGGCCCTAGTAATGTAGATAATTACAGAGCGGCTGTTATTGCCTTAAAAAATGCACAAAGAGACTACCCAGATATTAAATATGCTGAGGAAATGGATTTCCTGATGATTAAAGCGCAATATTTATACGCAAAAAATAGTTATGTCATCCGCCAGGAAGACCGGTATAATGAGGCACTTGCCTTATATACGGAGTTTACTGAAAACCACCCGGATAGTAAATTTGCTAAAGATGCAAAGGCGCTTAAGAGTGATGTTGAAGCAGGAATTGTGGCTACCAAGCAAGAATTGGCCTTATATGCTGCCGATCAGGAAAAATACAAGCAGATGCTGATCAGAACCGGTAAATTAAAAGATACCGTTTCTGCAAAACCAACTAATGCAGATAATACGAATATTAAAAACAAGTAATAGATGAATACTAACAAACCTGCTGTACCAAATACTACAGTAACCAGAAACGTACACGATTTAGATAAAACTACTGATAACTTATACGAATCATTAGTGGTAATTGCTAAAAGGGCAAATCAGATCTCGAATAACGTTAAAGAAGAGTTACACGGTAAATTGGCAGAATTTGCTTCCAGCAACGATAATTTGGAAGAAATTTTCGAAAACCGCGAGCAGATTGAGATCAGCAAGCACTATGAGCGTATGCCGAAGCCTGTTTTGGTTGCTATTGATGAATTTTTGAACGAAAAAGTTTATCACAGAAATCCTGCTAAAGAACAAAAGTAACTGGTATAGAGCAATGAGCATGGCGCAATTTTGTAAGCATATCAATGCTCTAAGCTCCATGCCCTGTACCCTATGCTAGAAAATAAAAATATAATCCTTGGCGTTTGCGGCAGCATCGCAGCATATAAGTCGGCATTTTTGGTTCGGCTGCTTATAAAAGCTGGTGCAAACGTAAAGGTTATTCTTACCCCTGATGGTGCTAATTTCATTACACCACTCACCCTTGCTACGCTTTCTAAAAACCCGGTTTATACGCAATATTTCGAAGAAGAAACAGGCGTATGGAGTAATCACGTTGAGTTAGGCCTGTGGGCTGATCTTATCATTATCGCTCCCATAAGTGCTAATACCTTAGCCAAACTAGCAACAGGAATCTGTGATAATTTATTAACTGCGGTTTACCTTTCGGCCAAATGTCCGGTTTATCTAGCCCCGGCTATGGATCTGGATATGTGGAAACACGAAACCACCCGAAGCAATATTGAACGTGTTATTGGTTTTGGGAATACCGTTATTGCTCCTGCCAATGGTGAACTGGCCAGCGGGCTCTGGGGCGAGGGCCGAATGGCTGAACCCGAAGAAATTGTTTCTTTCCTGGATAATGCCATTAAAAAATCGATGCCTCTATACGGCAAAAAGGTAATGGTTACCGCTGGTCCTACTTATGAGGCTATAGATCCTGTGCGTTTTATAGGCAACCATTCCTCAGGAAAGATGGGTTTTGTGATAGCCGATGAGTTGGCCAAACTAGGTGCAGATGTTACCCTAATTGCCGGACCAACCGCACAAAAAGCGGCACAAAGTTTAAAAAGGATTGATGTGGTAAGTGCTCAGGATATGTTCAATGCCTGTTCATCGATATTCCCTGATACCGATATTACCGTAATGTGTGCGGCAGTAGCCGATTATCGCCCCAAGCAGGTTGCCACCCAAAAAATTAAAAAACAGGATAGCGGATTGGTTCTGGAACTGGAAAAAACAACGGATATACTCGCTTCTTTAGGTGCGGCAAAAAAAACACACCAGGTTTTGGTTGGTTTTGCTTTAGAAACCAATGACGAAGAGAATTACGCAAAAGGCAAACTCGAGAAGAAAAATCTTGACCTGGTTGTTCTAAATTCTTTGAATGATACGGGCGCAGGTTTTAAATCAGATACCAATAAAATTACTATTTTTAACAAAGCTTTAGAACGGACTATTTTTGATATGAAATCGAAAACAGAAGTTGCCAAAGATATTTGTACTGCCATTTTAAAAATTGCGAAATGATAAAAAAGATTGTTTGGATACTGGTATTGGTTGGTTTTGGGAAGCTGCAGGCGCAGGAGTTAAATGCAAGGGTAACTTTGCTGGCTCCCCAGGTTTCGAA
Proteins encoded in this region:
- a CDS encoding outer membrane protein assembly factor BamD, with the protein product MFKVKHLIILLFIAALGIAGCKSRFEKLRASNDVAKKYQEALRLYNKRDYSKALVLFEDLSQKYRGRAEAEDLNYYYAYTLYRLSDYTTARYQFKSFADTYPASKNAEEARYMGAYCYYLESPSFSLDQENTYKAIDALQLFINLYPTSDRAAAAGKYIAVLRGKLEDKAFENAKMYLTTGPSNVDNYRAAVIALKNAQRDYPDIKYAEEMDFLMIKAQYLYAKNSYVIRQEDRYNEALALYTEFTENHPDSKFAKDAKALKSDVEAGIVATKQELALYAADQEKYKQMLIRTGKLKDTVSAKPTNADNTNIKNK
- a CDS encoding DNA-directed RNA polymerase subunit omega — translated: MNTNKPAVPNTTVTRNVHDLDKTTDNLYESLVVIAKRANQISNNVKEELHGKLAEFASSNDNLEEIFENREQIEISKHYERMPKPVLVAIDEFLNEKVYHRNPAKEQK
- the coaBC gene encoding bifunctional phosphopantothenoylcysteine decarboxylase/phosphopantothenate--cysteine ligase CoaBC, whose translation is MLENKNIILGVCGSIAAYKSAFLVRLLIKAGANVKVILTPDGANFITPLTLATLSKNPVYTQYFEEETGVWSNHVELGLWADLIIIAPISANTLAKLATGICDNLLTAVYLSAKCPVYLAPAMDLDMWKHETTRSNIERVIGFGNTVIAPANGELASGLWGEGRMAEPEEIVSFLDNAIKKSMPLYGKKVMVTAGPTYEAIDPVRFIGNHSSGKMGFVIADELAKLGADVTLIAGPTAQKAAQSLKRIDVVSAQDMFNACSSIFPDTDITVMCAAVADYRPKQVATQKIKKQDSGLVLELEKTTDILASLGAAKKTHQVLVGFALETNDEENYAKGKLEKKNLDLVVLNSLNDTGAGFKSDTNKITIFNKALERTIFDMKSKTEVAKDICTAILKIAK